The following coding sequences are from one Candidatus Binatia bacterium window:
- the ftsH gene encoding ATP-dependent zinc metalloprotease FtsH, with amino-acid sequence MNQFSRNLALWLVLGLLFLLLFQIFSKQQVRDPERDYSDFSAALDEGRIAEVVIQGKVIRGRFQNGERFSTYDPGDSELVTRLRDKNVQIQAKPEDGDPWYVILLVQWFPMLLLIGVWIFFMRQMQAGGGKAMSFGKSRARLLSESQDKHTFADVAGVQEAKEELEEIIAFLKDPKRFTKLGGRIPKGVLLVGPPGTGKTLLARAIAGEAGVPFYSISGSDFVEMFVGVGASRVRDLFIQGKKNAPCLIFIDEIDAVGRHRGAGLGGGHDEREQTLNQLLVEMDGFESNEGVILIAATNRPDVLDPALLRPGRFDRRVIVPRPDVKGREGILNVHMRRVPLSDDVLVEILARSTPGFSGADLENLVNEAALLAARMNKEKVEHQDFELAKDKVMMGSERRSMIISDEEKRNTAYHEAGHALVAKLLPGADPVHKVTIIPRGMALGLTQQVPSDDRHTASKDRLEDNLAIFFGGRAAEEIVLGQVTTGAGNDLERATELARKMVCEWGMSEKLGPITFGSSDENVFLGRDFNQTPGYSEGTANEIDVEIRGLIQRGYERAKDLLTTNVKVLHAIAKALLEREVLDTAEIDELVDTYRDGDGGDPVPATA; translated from the coding sequence TTGAATCAGTTCTCACGTAATTTGGCGTTGTGGCTCGTGTTGGGGCTGCTCTTCTTGTTGCTGTTCCAGATTTTCAGCAAGCAGCAGGTGAGAGATCCCGAACGGGACTACAGCGATTTCTCCGCCGCGCTCGATGAGGGCCGGATTGCGGAGGTCGTCATCCAGGGCAAGGTGATCCGTGGTCGCTTCCAGAATGGGGAGCGCTTCAGCACCTACGACCCCGGCGACAGCGAGCTCGTCACCCGGCTGCGTGACAAGAACGTTCAGATCCAGGCGAAGCCCGAGGATGGCGACCCCTGGTACGTGATTCTGCTCGTGCAGTGGTTCCCGATGCTGCTCTTGATCGGCGTCTGGATCTTCTTCATGCGCCAGATGCAGGCCGGAGGCGGCAAGGCGATGTCGTTTGGAAAGAGTCGCGCGCGGCTCCTCTCCGAATCGCAGGACAAGCATACCTTCGCCGACGTCGCGGGCGTGCAGGAAGCCAAAGAAGAGCTCGAAGAGATCATCGCTTTTCTGAAGGATCCCAAGAGGTTCACGAAGCTTGGTGGTCGCATTCCCAAGGGGGTGCTTCTCGTCGGGCCGCCCGGAACCGGAAAGACGCTTCTCGCGCGCGCCATCGCGGGCGAGGCCGGGGTTCCGTTCTACTCGATCTCCGGCTCGGACTTCGTCGAGATGTTCGTCGGCGTGGGCGCTTCCCGCGTCCGCGATCTCTTCATCCAAGGAAAGAAGAACGCTCCCTGTCTGATCTTCATCGATGAGATCGACGCCGTGGGGCGGCACCGCGGTGCCGGACTCGGCGGTGGTCACGACGAGCGTGAGCAGACTCTGAACCAGCTGCTGGTCGAGATGGACGGGTTCGAATCGAACGAAGGCGTCATCCTCATCGCAGCGACGAACCGCCCCGATGTCCTCGACCCGGCTCTTCTGCGTCCCGGACGCTTCGACCGTCGAGTCATCGTGCCGCGTCCCGATGTGAAGGGCCGCGAAGGGATTCTCAACGTCCACATGCGTCGTGTGCCTCTGTCGGACGACGTCTTGGTCGAGATCCTCGCGCGTAGCACTCCGGGGTTCTCGGGCGCTGATCTTGAGAATCTCGTGAACGAGGCCGCGCTGCTCGCTGCTCGCATGAACAAAGAGAAGGTCGAGCACCAAGACTTCGAGCTGGCCAAAGACAAAGTCATGATGGGGTCCGAGCGTCGCTCGATGATCATCAGCGACGAGGAGAAGCGGAACACGGCCTACCACGAGGCCGGTCACGCACTCGTGGCGAAGCTCCTTCCGGGTGCGGATCCGGTGCATAAGGTCACGATCATCCCCCGGGGCATGGCCCTCGGCCTCACGCAGCAGGTTCCGTCCGATGACCGCCACACGGCGAGCAAGGATCGTCTCGAAGATAATCTTGCGATCTTCTTCGGCGGGCGCGCGGCAGAAGAGATCGTTCTCGGTCAGGTCACGACCGGCGCGGGGAACGACCTCGAGCGTGCGACGGAACTCGCGCGCAAGATGGTCTGCGAGTGGGGCATGAGCGAGAAGCTCGGGCCCATCACATTCGGCAGCAGCGACGAAAACGTGTTCCTCGGGCGGGATTTCAATCAGACGCCCGGCTACTCCGAGGGGACCGCGAACGAGATCGACGTAGAGATCCGAGGCCTGATCCAGCGTGGCTACGAGCGCGCGAAGGATTTGCTGACTACCAACGTGAAGGTGCTGCATGCCATCGCGAAGGCTCTTCTCGAACGCGAGGTTCTCGATACGGCGGAGATCGACGAGCTGGTCGACACGTACCGAGATGGGGATGGCGGCGACCCGGTTCCGGCCACGGCCTGA
- the cdaA gene encoding diadenylate cyclase CdaA has protein sequence MEGLFDNVRLADLADILIITSLIYWLINQIRGTRAVQMLIGMLMVAALFSASQYFELYTLSWILSNFLSSILLVIVILFQSDIRRALTRVGRGTLFGGDRQRRNEMIEEVARAAVLLATKRVGAIIAFEREVGLSEYLEAGTPLDARVSRELLVSIFLPSSPIHDGAVVVRRGRITSAGCFLPLTTSAVVSRSLGSRHRAAIGLTEETDAAVIVVSEEEGQISLVREGRITRDMDAGSLRTTLAQLALP, from the coding sequence ATGGAGGGGCTGTTCGACAACGTCCGACTCGCGGACCTCGCGGACATCCTCATCATCACGAGTCTGATTTACTGGCTGATCAACCAGATCCGCGGCACGCGCGCCGTGCAGATGTTGATCGGCATGCTCATGGTCGCGGCCCTGTTCTCCGCGTCGCAGTACTTCGAGCTGTACACACTCTCGTGGATTCTCAGCAATTTCCTCTCGTCGATTTTGCTGGTCATAGTCATCCTGTTTCAGAGCGACATCCGGCGAGCGCTCACGCGGGTCGGTCGCGGAACCCTGTTCGGTGGGGATCGCCAACGCCGCAACGAGATGATCGAAGAGGTCGCGCGCGCGGCCGTTCTTCTCGCGACAAAACGCGTCGGTGCCATCATTGCCTTCGAGCGCGAGGTCGGTCTCAGCGAGTACCTGGAGGCCGGCACGCCGCTCGACGCGCGGGTCAGCCGCGAGCTGCTCGTCTCGATCTTCCTGCCCTCGTCGCCGATCCATGACGGCGCGGTCGTGGTTCGCCGGGGGCGCATCACATCGGCCGGCTGCTTCCTGCCGCTGACGACCAGCGCGGTCGTCAGCCGGTCTCTCGGCTCACGACATCGCGCCGCAATCGGCCTGACCGAGGAGACCGACGCGGCGGTCATCGTGGTCTCCGAAGAAGAGGGTCAGATCTCGCTCGTGCGAGAGGGGCGAATCACCCGCGACATGGACGCTGGCAGTCTCCGGACGACGTTGGCGCAGTTGGCGTTGCCGTGA
- a CDS encoding CdaR family protein: MKPTGRAPRGILQTFLRPSWADLGTWLLAFLLASGLWFFVNAGARTSERTLRVRLDLIHVPAGMVITSTAPDYIEVRVSGSGLMLSSIDAQSLQTSLDLAGVQPGVATYTLNAKDFALPRSVEVNRVTPSRVSLSIDRLVRRKLPIRLDSRGEMEPGLKVVEEQLLPSEVGVTGPRGRVAAVTEVETQALDLATLQPGVNERTLDLLGPGGLVQLRQPTIAVQIVVERELSERTFDNVALEIQGSEGHWVAEPDRVRIVVRGPAVEIGSLELAPGAAYVDTAALAGRAAVEVRPLVTLPPGYEVLRLEPPTVTLQPEAQEADRELVGPLMPALPLPAPEENQ; the protein is encoded by the coding sequence GTGAAGCCGACGGGACGAGCCCCTCGCGGGATTCTCCAGACGTTCCTGCGCCCCTCCTGGGCCGATCTGGGAACGTGGTTGCTTGCGTTCCTCTTGGCTTCGGGCCTCTGGTTCTTCGTGAACGCCGGCGCGCGCACGAGTGAGCGAACGCTTCGTGTCCGTCTCGATCTGATCCATGTCCCCGCGGGGATGGTGATCACGAGCACGGCGCCGGACTACATCGAAGTCCGCGTCAGCGGTTCGGGGCTGATGCTGTCGAGCATCGACGCGCAGAGCCTGCAGACGTCTCTGGACCTGGCCGGCGTGCAGCCGGGCGTCGCGACGTACACGCTCAACGCGAAGGACTTCGCGCTGCCGAGAAGCGTCGAGGTGAACCGCGTCACGCCATCGCGCGTGAGTCTCTCGATCGACCGGCTGGTTCGCCGGAAGCTACCCATCCGTCTCGACTCCCGCGGCGAGATGGAGCCGGGCCTCAAGGTCGTCGAGGAGCAGCTCCTCCCGTCTGAGGTCGGTGTGACAGGTCCGAGGGGTCGAGTCGCGGCGGTGACCGAGGTCGAGACTCAGGCGCTCGACCTCGCAACGCTACAGCCGGGTGTGAACGAACGGACGTTGGACCTGCTCGGGCCCGGTGGCCTGGTGCAGCTCCGGCAGCCGACGATCGCGGTCCAGATCGTGGTCGAACGCGAGCTCTCCGAGAGGACGTTCGACAACGTGGCGCTCGAGATTCAGGGGTCCGAGGGGCACTGGGTCGCAGAGCCGGACCGGGTCCGGATCGTCGTTCGCGGGCCGGCGGTGGAGATAGGCTCCCTGGAGTTGGCGCCCGGGGCCGCGTACGTCGATACGGCGGCGCTGGCAGGACGGGCGGCGGTAGAGGTGCGTCCCCTGGTCACGCTGCCGCCGGGCTACGAGGTCTTACGACTCGAGCCCCCGACGGTGACGCTGCAGCCCGAGGCCCAAGAGGCCGATAGAGAACTGGTGGGGCCACTGATGCCCGCGCTACCCCTGCCTGCGCCCGAGGAGAACCAGTGA
- the meaB gene encoding methylmalonyl Co-A mutase-associated GTPase MeaB, which yields MQNTLERFSSGDRRALARLMTLVENRAPDVPRLMGALYPKCGRARVLGVTGPPGAGKSTLTDKLIGLLRKQGRRVGVVAVDPSSPFSGGAILGDRVRMQDHFLDEGVFIRSLSTRGRHGGLARATREVVHLLDAFGFDDILVETVGVGQTELDIMRLAQTTLVVLVPEAGDTIQVMKAGLLEIANIFVVNKADRDGARRLKNELEVMLQLRPDANWQVPVLLTQGTDGTGVDELAAAIDAHEEARAKQPHVDDAEGRLQEWFEILRDELSLRLERALDSEALAATAQRLKAGDTDPYSAALETLADPSALARVLGVSDEEDEG from the coding sequence CTGCAGAACACACTCGAACGTTTCTCCTCGGGTGATCGGCGCGCGTTGGCGCGCCTCATGACGCTCGTCGAGAATCGCGCGCCGGACGTCCCGCGGCTCATGGGAGCGCTGTACCCGAAGTGTGGTCGCGCCCGGGTCCTCGGTGTCACCGGCCCCCCGGGCGCCGGCAAGTCGACCCTCACGGACAAGCTCATCGGCCTGCTTCGCAAGCAGGGCCGGCGCGTGGGTGTCGTGGCTGTCGATCCCTCGAGCCCTTTCTCGGGCGGGGCCATCCTGGGCGACCGGGTTCGGATGCAGGACCACTTCCTCGACGAGGGCGTGTTCATTCGGAGTCTCTCCACCCGCGGTCGCCACGGCGGACTCGCGCGGGCGACGCGGGAGGTGGTGCACCTGCTTGATGCGTTCGGATTCGACGACATCCTCGTGGAGACGGTCGGCGTGGGCCAGACCGAACTCGACATCATGCGCCTCGCGCAGACCACGCTCGTGGTGCTCGTGCCCGAAGCGGGCGACACCATTCAGGTGATGAAGGCCGGTCTGCTCGAGATTGCGAACATCTTCGTCGTGAACAAGGCCGACCGCGATGGTGCACGGCGCCTGAAGAATGAGCTCGAGGTCATGCTCCAACTTCGCCCGGATGCGAACTGGCAGGTGCCCGTGCTGCTCACCCAAGGCACGGACGGGACCGGCGTGGACGAGCTCGCGGCCGCCATCGACGCGCACGAGGAGGCGCGCGCAAAGCAGCCACACGTGGACGACGCCGAGGGGCGGCTGCAGGAGTGGTTCGAGATCCTGCGCGACGAGCTTTCGCTGCGCCTCGAGCGGGCGCTCGACTCAGAAGCACTTGCGGCGACCGCGCAGCGCCTGAAGGCTGGAGATACCGATCCTTACTCCGCGGCTCTCGAAACGTTGGCGGACCCGAGTGCGTTGGCTCGCGTGCTCGGAGTATCGGACGAGGAGGATGAGGGATGA
- a CDS encoding metallophosphoesterase family protein, translating into MSEGRVLCIGDIHGCLMELGRLLDSLALTEADRLVFLGDYIDRGDASAQTIDLMLDLKRALPRTVFLRGNHEEMLLDFLGFGGTHGGIFVRAGGAATLMSYGVDPDARGDLAEDMRLRMSEDHIAFFREALVLSHTEGPWAFVHAGVRPGVALADQHADDLLWIREEFFAAEHAFPETVMFGHTPQRDVHFSPARRVGMDTGCVYGGRLSALDLTGELLHQVKRGSPDVSVREVSAELGCTR; encoded by the coding sequence ATGAGTGAAGGTCGGGTCCTGTGCATCGGGGACATTCACGGCTGCCTGATGGAGCTCGGACGACTTCTCGATTCGCTCGCGCTGACGGAGGCGGACCGGCTCGTCTTCCTCGGCGACTACATCGACCGCGGGGATGCGTCGGCGCAGACGATCGACCTGATGCTCGACCTGAAGCGCGCCCTCCCGCGTACGGTGTTCCTGCGAGGAAACCACGAGGAGATGCTGCTGGACTTTCTCGGCTTCGGCGGCACGCACGGCGGGATCTTCGTGCGGGCGGGAGGCGCTGCGACTCTGATGAGCTACGGCGTCGACCCGGATGCCCGCGGCGATCTCGCCGAGGACATGCGCTTGCGGATGTCCGAGGATCACATCGCGTTCTTCCGCGAGGCGCTGGTGCTCTCCCATACCGAGGGTCCGTGGGCGTTTGTCCACGCGGGGGTCCGCCCGGGCGTCGCTCTGGCGGATCAGCACGCCGACGACCTGCTCTGGATCCGCGAGGAGTTCTTCGCGGCGGAGCACGCCTTCCCGGAGACGGTCATGTTCGGGCATACCCCACAGCGGGACGTCCACTTCTCGCCGGCCCGCCGGGTCGGCATGGATACGGGATGTGTCTACGGGGGGAGGCTCTCGGCTCTGGATTTGACAGGGGAGCTCCTGCACCAGGTGAAGCGCGGCTCGCCGGACGTCTCGGTTAGGGAGGTTTCGGCCGAACTCGGGTGCACCCGGTAG
- the folP gene encoding dihydropteroate synthase: MPKGDLPWQASGRRIGVMGVVNVTPDSFHPASRAPGPESAADHIRTMVAEGADVLDVGGESTRPGACEVPAAEELARVLPVIEAARCAHANLPVSVDTYKASVARAATLAGATIVNDVSGGLLDDDMPHAIADSGATIIIGHIRGTPATMRDAPGYDDVVQEVTAELAERVATFRAAGVDESRIWIDPGIGFGKGAAASRELLFGLGGLAVLGLPVVIGLSRKSFLAAPMRRAGLGETTSDDRLEASLAAAVLAAERGAVLVRAHDVGPTRRALALLEGEQA; the protein is encoded by the coding sequence GTGCCCAAAGGTGATCTGCCCTGGCAGGCTTCGGGGCGGCGCATCGGCGTGATGGGTGTGGTGAACGTCACGCCGGACTCATTTCATCCCGCCAGCCGGGCTCCCGGCCCGGAGTCGGCGGCCGATCATATTCGCACGATGGTCGCCGAGGGGGCGGATGTTCTCGATGTTGGCGGTGAGTCGACGCGCCCCGGGGCCTGCGAGGTGCCGGCCGCAGAAGAACTGGCTCGGGTCCTTCCGGTAATCGAAGCCGCGCGGTGCGCGCACGCGAACCTGCCCGTCTCGGTCGACACCTACAAGGCGTCGGTCGCGCGTGCAGCCACTTTGGCCGGAGCGACGATAGTAAACGACGTGAGCGGCGGCCTGCTCGACGACGACATGCCCCACGCGATCGCGGACTCCGGTGCGACCATCATCATCGGTCACATCCGCGGAACCCCGGCGACGATGCGGGATGCACCGGGCTACGACGACGTCGTCCAGGAGGTGACGGCGGAGCTCGCCGAACGGGTTGCCACGTTTAGAGCGGCCGGGGTCGACGAATCTCGCATCTGGATCGATCCCGGAATCGGGTTCGGCAAGGGCGCGGCGGCGAGCCGCGAGCTGCTCTTCGGCCTGGGCGGTCTCGCAGTGCTCGGTCTTCCGGTCGTGATCGGGTTGTCGCGCAAGAGCTTTCTGGCTGCTCCCATGCGCCGTGCGGGCCTCGGCGAGACGACATCGGACGACCGCCTCGAGGCATCGCTCGCCGCGGCGGTCCTCGCCGCAGAGCGTGGGGCGGTGCTGGTCCGGGCGCACGACGTCGGTCCGACCCGACGGGCACTCGCCCTTCTGGAAGGCGAGCAGGCCTGA
- the tilS gene encoding tRNA lysidine(34) synthetase TilS — MDPGYRFEAEVLRDLVEGDLLHAGEVVVVGVSGGADSISLLTVLRALGTRHRFPLEIHVAHLDHGLRGEDSDRDAAFVASCAQEWGLPSHQERADGLGSSSSSNLEARARDARARFFARIAEASGAQAVAVGHTLDDQAETVLHRLARGGGARSIAAMEMRREDGVIRPLLKRRRAECVQYLRDVGGTWVEDASNLDPRFTRNRIRHDVLPALSGELGVDMSERLALLAGDLRVESRLADLWIAEVLDRQSEGDLAVAAVVSAGAGAGRLVHSWLSRRGARPTRAQVGAVVRIARGGGPSDGTDLHGYRVERRYDRLRCGPAGAVHPAAREDRPWGTPGAVELESGWRLSAEALPAAAGSGTPPAEVVVDAARVEGALTVRTVRPGDRIRLRAGRRKLSDLFIDKRIPRAERSRLAVVTRGADIVWVPGVAIDSTVLPGPSTTRRMRLRAERINCRHLGSVLETQEFRVEFG; from the coding sequence GTGGATCCCGGATACCGGTTCGAGGCGGAGGTGCTCCGAGACCTCGTCGAGGGGGACCTGCTCCATGCGGGCGAGGTCGTCGTGGTGGGCGTGTCCGGTGGGGCCGATTCGATCTCGCTCCTGACCGTGCTCCGCGCGCTTGGAACGCGCCACCGGTTTCCGCTCGAGATTCATGTGGCGCACCTCGACCACGGTCTTCGCGGCGAAGACTCCGATCGTGACGCCGCCTTCGTGGCGTCGTGTGCGCAGGAATGGGGGCTGCCGTCGCACCAGGAAAGGGCCGACGGCCTCGGGTCGTCTTCCTCGTCCAACCTGGAGGCGCGCGCGCGCGATGCCCGGGCTCGCTTCTTCGCTCGGATCGCGGAGGCGAGCGGGGCACAGGCGGTCGCCGTCGGCCACACTCTCGACGATCAGGCGGAGACGGTCCTGCACCGGCTGGCGCGTGGCGGCGGTGCCCGGTCGATCGCGGCGATGGAGATGCGGCGGGAAGATGGTGTAATCCGGCCTTTGCTGAAGCGCCGCCGCGCGGAGTGTGTCCAGTACCTGCGTGATGTCGGGGGGACGTGGGTCGAGGACGCGTCGAACCTCGACCCGAGATTCACACGCAACCGGATCCGGCACGACGTCCTCCCCGCTCTCTCGGGCGAACTAGGCGTCGACATGTCGGAACGGCTTGCACTCCTCGCGGGAGACCTTCGCGTCGAGTCCAGGCTGGCCGATCTCTGGATCGCAGAGGTCCTCGACCGGCAAAGCGAAGGGGACCTTGCCGTGGCGGCGGTGGTGTCGGCCGGTGCGGGTGCGGGCCGCCTTGTGCACTCTTGGCTTTCCAGGCGTGGGGCGAGGCCAACCCGGGCGCAGGTCGGGGCCGTCGTTCGCATCGCGCGGGGCGGCGGCCCGTCGGACGGAACCGATCTGCACGGGTACCGGGTGGAGCGCCGCTACGACCGGCTTCGATGCGGCCCGGCGGGGGCCGTTCACCCGGCGGCTCGCGAGGATCGCCCGTGGGGGACGCCGGGGGCCGTGGAACTGGAATCCGGCTGGCGGCTCTCTGCGGAGGCCCTCCCGGCGGCCGCAGGCAGTGGGACCCCGCCCGCCGAGGTGGTGGTGGATGCGGCCCGGGTGGAGGGGGCCCTGACGGTCCGTACGGTCCGCCCGGGCGACCGGATCCGGCTCCGGGCCGGCCGCAGGAAGCTCTCGGACCTGTTCATCGATAAGCGAATTCCCCGGGCCGAGCGGTCTCGGCTTGCGGTTGTTACGAGAGGTGCCGATATAGTGTGGGTGCCTGGCGTCGCGATCGATAGCACCGTGCTGCCGGGCCCGAGTACAACGAGGCGGATGCGGCTTCGTGCCGAGCGAATCAATTGCCGCCATTTGGGCAGCGTGCTAGAAACACAAGAGTTTCGGGTGGAATTTGGGTAA